In Treponema vincentii, a single window of DNA contains:
- a CDS encoding right-handed parallel beta-helix repeat-containing protein yields the protein MRKAFIVLTGILFTLLFATCKQFTADIDDYLSRWSSEAFIQSSTIDKKTYNDGSSIPSVASADKVTITLKVQNPKSFRFVIPSASETRKIVEFAHFAGTKPVAGTDYELIQRSADTLKLVYKKSFLENAEWGEKDISSTITLYANDGRPPFKQTFTIPLKVNTPPPKPGYAVAKTTGTTAYYVLCITVPDMDKTAGGGLLHKDLACIEVNGTPYTFSVDEGQHKFTKPEGPVFITHSDVEKLSNQPNDAIPTDSSWVLYYKTDVKVESGAAKKDYTIKLIDEKGLASDIVNASTKPNKPEAEIVRITKGEKIPGSGSGSSDTDPIIIGTDGDKAEIRIASATANTTVHCTRTDTGTSIPYDGNPVTVPLPLNGGNEKQYKLEYYTDGTGFAATPVKTIYYKVVKAHTVTYRVEIVDEVAGGTIETGSSGQKTSGTVSVAHGNSVTFTAKSDTNWNVAGWKKNNDEVNGTNGAYTLSNVTADKTVTVKFYQSTLKNPATWKDLARAVKSAPDNATLTIDGEIKATSDAGNNGEIVINKNLTIKRANGASSAVIDANKSTGSKPKHRIFKVESGKTLTLENLTLKNGKAEGSDGPGDGGAIYVHGASVKITGCTLTDNTANKNGGAVYATKRGDNAAHVTISGGSINGNTVTINSGFGGGIYINDGCELTLKDNVTVKDNKAARGGGVRANKSTVTMNGCTFEGNKSTHGDASNGCGGVYVNGGTVTMQSCTLKSNDGKVRAGGLLVEGGAKVTMDGCTITGNTATTGGGIYITGGSSIVTLNNGVQIKDNTATTGGGVYVQDGTFKMSGSAIVTPSTGSDQYTPGKNDVYLKTGQAITVDGTLSNNPAARITPEEYKENVPVLRGGSGVTLKNETGKFIVPPQKVTVESEDWNVFWYIADNGNLKAEVENSSLLQEVISSRPNNTPFIIKLGNIDDLQTVEIPGHKKIMLKADRDVTLTCPNNGHDHYKHLQVQRDATLILEGKIKLQGADYGDKDHYALCVEKDGNAEIKDGVTITGFKNTGRGTVFVDGNLTMSGGTITGNKARNKGDGTAYDDGKGGGVYICPDRSFTMTGGTISDNEAGNGGGVYVSADGPQYIYGNFIMKGGTIKNNKATVSSVYSYIEYTGHGGGVCTQGNFEMRGGTITGNQSERNCKAVQLEHDFYWYGGDIKDNGGANQTVSGIRAVADRNGGLYYFHNSTKNPHKEPS from the coding sequence ATGCGTAAAGCTTTTATCGTTTTAACCGGAATACTGTTTACTCTTTTGTTTGCAACATGTAAGCAGTTTACCGCAGATATAGACGACTATTTGAGTCGTTGGTCTTCCGAGGCCTTTATACAAAGCTCGACTATAGACAAGAAAACCTATAATGATGGAAGCAGTATCCCAAGTGTCGCTTCTGCGGATAAGGTTACCATTACGCTGAAAGTACAGAACCCCAAGTCGTTCCGGTTTGTTATACCGTCCGCGTCCGAAACAAGAAAGATTGTCGAGTTCGCTCATTTTGCAGGGACAAAACCCGTAGCCGGTACCGATTATGAGCTGATACAGCGTTCGGCGGATACCTTGAAGCTTGTATATAAAAAATCTTTTTTAGAAAACGCCGAATGGGGCGAAAAAGATATCTCGTCTACCATCACCCTGTATGCCAATGACGGACGGCCGCCGTTTAAACAAACCTTTACCATTCCTCTTAAAGTGAATACCCCACCTCCGAAGCCGGGCTATGCCGTTGCAAAAACGACGGGGACGACCGCTTATTACGTGCTGTGCATCACGGTACCGGATATGGATAAGACAGCAGGGGGGGGGCTTTTGCATAAAGACCTTGCCTGTATTGAGGTTAACGGAACACCCTATACCTTCTCGGTAGACGAGGGGCAGCATAAGTTTACAAAACCGGAAGGTCCGGTCTTTATTACACATTCCGATGTAGAAAAGCTGAGCAACCAGCCTAACGATGCTATTCCCACCGATAGCAGCTGGGTACTGTACTATAAAACCGATGTTAAGGTTGAATCCGGCGCTGCAAAAAAAGACTATACGATTAAACTTATAGACGAAAAAGGCTTAGCTTCTGACATAGTGAACGCAAGTACAAAACCGAATAAACCGGAAGCAGAAATTGTCCGCATCACGAAGGGAGAAAAGATTCCTGGAAGCGGAAGCGGAAGCAGCGACACTGATCCGATCATTATCGGTACCGATGGTGATAAAGCAGAAATACGTATAGCTTCCGCAACGGCAAATACGACGGTACACTGTACGCGTACTGATACCGGCACATCTATTCCATACGACGGCAATCCCGTTACCGTACCGCTTCCGTTAAACGGCGGCAATGAAAAGCAGTACAAGCTGGAGTATTACACGGACGGCACAGGCTTTGCTGCAACGCCGGTAAAAACGATTTATTATAAGGTTGTGAAGGCTCACACGGTAACCTACCGCGTAGAAATCGTAGACGAAGTAGCGGGAGGAACAATTGAAACCGGATCAAGTGGGCAAAAGACGAGCGGTACCGTTTCGGTTGCGCACGGGAATTCGGTAACCTTTACCGCGAAGTCCGATACAAACTGGAACGTTGCCGGCTGGAAAAAGAACAATGACGAAGTAAACGGAACGAACGGCGCCTATACGCTTTCAAATGTAACCGCAGATAAAACCGTAACGGTGAAATTTTACCAGTCGACCTTAAAGAATCCGGCAACGTGGAAAGACCTTGCGCGTGCAGTTAAAAGTGCACCCGATAACGCTACCCTTACCATAGACGGCGAAATAAAGGCGACGAGCGATGCCGGCAACAACGGCGAAATCGTTATCAACAAAAACCTGACGATTAAAAGGGCGAACGGCGCATCATCCGCTGTGATCGACGCAAACAAAAGCACCGGCAGCAAACCGAAGCACCGCATTTTCAAGGTGGAAAGCGGCAAAACGCTCACGCTGGAAAACCTGACGCTTAAAAATGGTAAGGCTGAGGGATCCGATGGACCCGGCGACGGAGGTGCAATTTACGTACATGGTGCAAGTGTCAAAATAACAGGCTGCACCCTTACGGACAACACGGCGAACAAGAATGGTGGCGCAGTGTATGCAACAAAACGCGGCGATAATGCTGCGCACGTAACAATCAGCGGCGGTTCCATCAACGGCAACACGGTGACCATCAACTCTGGCTTCGGCGGTGGCATCTATATCAACGATGGCTGTGAATTGACGCTTAAAGACAACGTAACGGTTAAGGACAACAAGGCCGCGAGGGGCGGCGGTGTGCGTGCAAACAAGTCAACCGTTACCATGAACGGCTGTACCTTTGAGGGTAATAAATCGACACACGGCGACGCGTCAAACGGCTGCGGCGGGGTGTATGTCAACGGGGGAACCGTCACCATGCAAAGCTGTACCCTTAAGAGCAACGATGGAAAGGTGAGGGCTGGCGGCCTGCTGGTCGAGGGGGGCGCAAAGGTTACCATGGATGGCTGCACAATTACGGGCAACACGGCGACCACAGGAGGCGGCATCTATATCACCGGAGGCAGCAGCATCGTAACGCTTAACAACGGCGTACAGATTAAGGACAACACGGCGACCACAGGAGGCGGCGTTTATGTACAGGACGGAACCTTTAAGATGAGCGGATCCGCAATCGTTACCCCATCTACCGGATCTGATCAATATACGCCAGGTAAAAACGATGTGTACTTGAAGACCGGACAGGCGATAACCGTTGACGGAACCTTGTCAAACAACCCAGCTGCACGCATTACGCCGGAAGAGTACAAGGAGAATGTGCCAGTACTTAGGGGCGGTTCAGGCGTAACTCTTAAAAATGAAACGGGTAAGTTCATTGTACCGCCGCAGAAAGTTACGGTGGAATCGGAGGACTGGAATGTATTTTGGTATATTGCTGACAACGGTAACTTGAAAGCAGAAGTCGAGAATTCTTCACTGTTGCAGGAAGTAATTAGTAGTAGACCCAACAATACGCCCTTTATTATAAAGCTGGGGAATATCGACGACCTTCAAACGGTTGAAATACCGGGTCATAAAAAGATTATGCTCAAGGCAGATAGAGACGTAACCTTAACATGTCCTAACAATGGGCATGACCACTATAAACACTTGCAGGTACAAAGAGATGCGACGTTAATATTAGAAGGTAAGATAAAACTGCAAGGCGCCGACTACGGCGATAAGGACCACTACGCGCTCTGTGTAGAAAAGGACGGCAACGCGGAAATCAAAGACGGCGTAACAATTACCGGCTTTAAAAATACCGGAAGAGGTACTGTGTTTGTAGACGGAAATCTTACCATGTCAGGCGGAACAATTACCGGCAACAAAGCCCGCAATAAAGGCGACGGCACTGCATACGATGACGGCAAGGGCGGCGGCGTGTATATATGTCCCGACAGAAGTTTTACGATGACTGGCGGAACGATTTCCGACAACGAAGCCGGCAATGGCGGCGGCGTATACGTGAGCGCGGACGGCCCTCAGTATATATACGGCAATTTTATAATGAAAGGCGGAACGATTAAAAACAACAAAGCCACCGTGAGCAGCGTCTATTCCTACATCGAATATACCGGCCATGGCGGCGGCGTATGCACACAGGGCAATTTTGAGATGAGAGGCGGAACAATTACCGGGAATCAATCAGAGAGAAACTGCAAGGCGGTGCAACTTGAGCACGACTTTTACTGGTACGGCGGCGACATAAAGGATAACGGAGGCGCTAATCAGACAGTTAGCGGCATAAGGGCAGTTGCCGATAGAAACGGCGGTCTCTACTATTTTCACAACAGTACAAAAAATCCGCACAAGGAGCCAAGCTAA
- a CDS encoding IS3 family transposase: MAYRVAATIGKQRSRKKKKQLEQRIISTFAKHKGNYGRIRIKKALEREHIKVSEWKIARIMKENGLIAKGGRKKGRGKRSKMVQQEKIIKQNVIKDKFAVKEVNKLWSSDISEFKITGGKVYVCGIIDVASRVIVGWSIQLHMREVIVHQALKMACGRHVNVPAERYMHTDGGSQFCSKKTTELIEKAGFIKSMSRPGVPQDNQPIESFWKTMKREMPSIRHMKFEQAKATIVEYIELYYNSERLHSSINYRIPNEAYQQLSI; encoded by the coding sequence TTGGCGTATCGCGTAGCAGCTACTATAGGCAAGCAAAGGAGCAGAAAGAAGAAAAAACAGCTTGAGCAGCGTATCATTTCTACATTTGCCAAACATAAGGGAAATTATGGGCGGATACGGATCAAAAAAGCGCTTGAGCGAGAGCATATCAAAGTGAGTGAATGGAAAATTGCTCGAATTATGAAAGAGAACGGGTTAATAGCGAAAGGAGGCAGAAAGAAAGGGCGAGGGAAAAGGAGCAAAATGGTGCAACAGGAAAAAATAATTAAACAAAATGTGATTAAGGACAAATTTGCTGTGAAGGAAGTAAATAAGCTTTGGAGTTCGGATATCAGTGAATTTAAGATAACAGGAGGCAAGGTGTATGTTTGTGGGATAATAGATGTTGCAAGCAGGGTGATTGTTGGTTGGTCAATCCAATTACATATGAGAGAAGTTATTGTACATCAAGCTCTGAAAATGGCTTGCGGCCGCCATGTGAATGTACCAGCTGAACGCTATATGCACACTGATGGCGGTAGCCAGTTTTGCTCAAAAAAGACAACGGAGCTGATTGAGAAAGCAGGCTTTATCAAAAGTATGTCAAGACCCGGAGTTCCGCAAGACAATCAGCCAATTGAAAGTTTCTGGAAGACCATGAAACGAGAGATGCCGAGTATTCGCCATATGAAATTTGAACAGGCGAAAGCAACGATAGTCGAATATATAGAGTTGTATTATAACAGTGAAAGACTTCATTCAAGTATTAATTATCGAATACCAAATGAAGCTTACCAACAATTATCAATTTAA
- a CDS encoding transposase — MGRVYKNYTKDLKEQACKLVVEKNIPVRIVAEKLSVRVQLLYKWLNQYESYGQEAFVGSGRVRSADAQLKKLQKENEYLKLENEVLKKAAAYFAEK; from the coding sequence ATGGGACGTGTTTACAAGAATTATACGAAAGATTTAAAAGAGCAGGCATGTAAGCTGGTTGTTGAAAAAAACATACCCGTGCGCATTGTGGCAGAGAAATTGAGTGTACGAGTACAGCTTTTATACAAATGGTTAAACCAATATGAAAGCTATGGACAGGAAGCTTTTGTCGGTTCAGGACGAGTAAGAAGTGCAGATGCGCAACTGAAGAAACTGCAAAAGGAAAACGAGTACTTAAAACTGGAGAATGAAGTACTAAAAAAAGCAGCGGCATACTTTGCGGAAAAGTGA
- a CDS encoding leucine-rich repeat domain-containing protein — MAVLLVLVSACKNPFLKKMLVEEGKGNTVPEKPQAPPFVEGGASLILSPNKLVISVKAVTSDGSAVAVEGCTETELTSGTVTVLHAKGTRVILKGKITALGCDNNQLTALNVQGLTALQGLDCHINQLTALNVQGLTALQGLDCLGNQLTELNVQGLTALQYLSCAGNRLTALNVQGLTALKKLYCHNNQFTALNVQGLTALEELYCYNNQLTALNVQGLTALKKLYCHNNQLTELNVQGLTTLQTLNCWGNQFTSLNVQGCTALKDLRCWGNQLTALNVQGLTTLQTLNCWGNQLTELNVQGCTALQSLVCGSNQLTELNVQGLTALRTLHCYNNKLTAQAFTKLFDDLPARQDSDKGECILYTEESGLSEGNHTDFSTPEALKTAFNNAKNNKKWKMYKWNGSWLGVEI; from the coding sequence TTGGCGGTACTTTTAGTATTGGTTTCCGCTTGTAAAAACCCGTTTTTAAAGAAGATGCTGGTTGAAGAGGGGAAGGGAAACACTGTACCTGAAAAACCGCAGGCCCCCCCCTTTGTCGAAGGTGGCGCATCGCTCATCTTAAGCCCCAATAAGCTCGTCATCAGCGTTAAGGCAGTAACCTCGGACGGTTCCGCCGTAGCTGTAGAAGGCTGCACCGAAACGGAACTTACAAGCGGCACCGTTACCGTGCTGCACGCAAAAGGCACAAGGGTTATCCTTAAAGGCAAGATCACTGCGCTGGGCTGCGACAACAATCAGCTGACCGCACTTAATGTGCAGGGCTTAACTGCTTTGCAAGGGCTGGACTGCCACATCAATCAGCTCACCGCACTTAATGTGCAGGGCTTAACCGCCTTGCAAGGGCTGGACTGCTTGGGCAATCAGCTGACCGAACTTAATGTGCAAGGCTTAACTGCTTTGCAATATCTGTCCTGCGCCGGCAATCGGCTCACCGCACTTAACGTGCAGGGCTTAACCGCTTTGAAAAAGCTGTACTGCCACAACAATCAGTTTACCGCTCTTAATGTGCAGGGCTTAACCGCTTTGGAAGAGCTGTACTGCTATAACAATCAGCTTACAGCACTTAATGTGCAGGGCTTAACCGCTTTGAAAAAGCTGTACTGCCACAACAATCAGCTCACCGAACTTAATGTGCAGGGCTTAACCACTTTGCAAACGCTGAACTGCTGGGGCAATCAGTTTACATCCCTTAACGTGCAAGGCTGCACCGCTTTGAAAGATCTGCGCTGCTGGGGCAATCAGCTTACCGCTCTTAATGTGCAGGGCTTAACCACTTTGCAAACGCTGAACTGCTGGGGCAATCAGCTCACCGAACTTAATGTGCAGGGCTGTACCGCTTTGCAAAGTCTGGTGTGCGGCAGCAATCAGCTTACCGAACTTAATGTGCAGGGCTTAACCGCTTTGCGAACGCTACACTGCTACAACAATAAGCTCACCGCACAAGCCTTTACCAAACTCTTTGACGATTTACCGGCGCGGCAGGATAGTGATAAGGGGGAGTGTATTCTTTACACCGAAGAATCCGGCCTTAGCGAAGGCAATCACACAGACTTTAGCACACCTGAGGCACTGAAAACCGCCTTTAATAATGCTAAAAATAACAAGAAGTGGAAGATGTATAAGTGGAATGGAAGCTGGCTCGGGGTTGAGATTTAA
- a CDS encoding Rpn family recombination-promoting nuclease/putative transposase, which produces MTTANRKYKDSVFVDLFSEDEKAKENFLSLYNALHGTNLQLSCPVENIRLDNIMYMNIINDVSCLVDNKIIVLAEHQSTINENMPLRFLQYIARLYEKLQAPADRYLRKLSKIPTPEFYVFYNGIEDYPETTVLKLSDAFITKPEQMPLDLEVKVYNINKSKGAEVLSHCKTLDEYSLFIEEVRIQTQLDPENGFTNAVKICIEKGILKEYLQRKSREVINMLIAEYDYDTDIAVQREEAGKIAFAKGISQGLSQGLSQGSRQKALETARLMKQANCEIPFIEKMTGLSKAEVEAIK; this is translated from the coding sequence ATGACTACGGCAAATAGAAAATATAAAGATTCGGTATTTGTTGACCTATTCAGTGAAGATGAAAAGGCTAAAGAGAACTTTTTATCACTGTATAATGCCCTGCATGGTACAAACCTTCAACTTTCCTGTCCTGTAGAAAACATACGGCTTGATAACATTATGTATATGAACATCATCAACGATGTTTCTTGCCTTGTAGACAATAAGATTATCGTTCTTGCTGAACATCAATCTACCATAAACGAGAATATGCCATTACGCTTTTTGCAATATATAGCAAGATTGTATGAAAAGTTACAAGCACCGGCAGACAGGTATTTAAGAAAGCTATCAAAAATACCTACGCCGGAGTTCTACGTTTTTTACAATGGCATAGAAGACTACCCTGAAACTACAGTGTTAAAACTATCAGATGCCTTTATTACCAAACCTGAGCAGATGCCGTTAGACCTTGAGGTAAAGGTATATAACATAAACAAAAGCAAGGGAGCAGAAGTATTGAGCCATTGCAAAACCTTAGATGAATACAGTTTGTTTATTGAAGAGGTGCGCATCCAAACGCAACTCGACCCTGAAAACGGCTTTACCAATGCGGTAAAAATATGTATAGAAAAAGGAATCTTAAAAGAATACTTACAGCGAAAGTCACGGGAGGTGATCAATATGCTAATAGCCGAATATGATTATGACACAGATATTGCAGTACAGAGAGAAGAAGCAGGCAAAATAGCCTTTGCCAAAGGGATATCTCAAGGACTATCTCAAGGACTATCTCAAGGTTCTCGCCAAAAAGCGCTTGAAACAGCACGGTTGATGAAACAAGCGAATTGTGAAATCCCATTTATCGAAAAGATGACCGGTCTGAGCAAAGCGGAAGTAGAAGCGATTAAATAA